Genomic DNA from Streptomyces sp. AM 2-1-1:
GCGCTCGGTGCGCTTGGTCCGCTGCCAGTTGAGGAACGCGTTGGTCGCCCACAGTCCGATCAGCGCGGCAACGGGGCCGAAGAAGGCGGCCAGCATCGACGACGCGACGGCCCAGAGGATGGCCATCGCCGCGATCGCGTAGACGAAGAACTCGCCCGGGGTGATCTCCAGGCCCGTGGCACCGAGTTTGCGTTCGAGGCTCCGGCCGAGCTTGGTCGTGCGCAGCCTTCGGTCCAGCCCGGCGAAGCGGCGGGTCTGGGGCGGCAGGTGACCGGTGTACGAGAGCCGGTCGACGAGGGCGTCGCGGTCCGCCTTGCCACCGGTGTAGGCGTACAGGCCCCAGACGCCGAGTACGCCGCAGAGCAGCGTCACGCCGACCGTGATCAGAGGGAGATAGTTCATGGCGGGGGTACCTACATGGCCTCTCGGATGGCGAGCTGGTCGGAGTGCGCGGCGACGCCGAAGGCCTGCGGGATGGGCTGACTGGCCATGTAGAGGCGGTCGGCGATGCGGCGGGGCAGCGGGAAGTACTGGAACTGGCCGTAGATCCTGCCGTCCGCGGCCATCGGTTGTGCGTGGAAGCGTGCGACGCTCACGATGCGGTACGGGTCGCGGCCGTGCGAGTCCAGCGCGGCGATCTCCGTGATCTTGCGGGTGCCGTCGGCGTGCCGGGTCAGCTGGACGATGATGTCGACGGCGCTGTTGATCTGGTCGTGCAGCGCCTCGAACGGGATCTTGATCTCGGACATCGAGGCGAGGGTCTGGAGGCGCATCAGCGCGTCCTCGGCGTTGTTGGCGTGGACGGTGGCGAGCGAGCCGTCGTGGCCGGTGGACATCGCCTGGAGCATGTCGAGGGATTCGCCACCGCGGACCTCACCGACGACGATGCGGTCGGGCCGCATGCGCAGGGAGTTGCGCACCAGGTCGCGGATGGTGATCTGCCCCTTGCCCTCCACGTTGGCGGGGCGGGATTCCAGCCGGATCACGTGGTTCTGCTGGAGCTGGAGTTCCGCCGAGTCCTCGATGGTGACGATGCGCTCGTTGTTCGGGATCAGCCCGGAGAGCGCGTTGAGCAGGGTCGTCTTCCCGGTGCCGGTGGCGCCGGAGACGATGATGTTGAGCTTGGCCTGGACGAAACCGGCGAGCAGCACCAGCATCTGCTCGTCGAGCGAGCCGAAGCCGATCATCTCGTGGAGGGTGAACGAGCGGGGGAAGCGGCGGATGGTGAGCGTCGCGCCGGTGAGCGAGAGCGGCGGGATGATCACGTTGACGCGCTCGCCGCTGGGGAGGCGGGCGTCGACCATGGGGTTGGACTCGTCCACCCGGCGGTTGACGGTGGAGACGATGCGCTCGATGGTCTGCATCAGTTGCTCGTGCGATCCGAACCGCATCGGCAGTTGCTCGACCTTGCCGCTGCGCTCGACGAAGACCTGGTCGGGGCCGTTGACCATGATCTCGGTGATGGAGGCGTCCTCGAGCAGCGGTTCCAGGATGCCGAGGCCGAGGGCTTCGTCGACGACGCGGCGGATGAGCTGGGAGCGCTCCTGCGTCGAGAGGACGGGGCCCTCCCGGCTGATGATGTGGCCGAGTACCCGCTCCAGCCGGACGCGCCGGTCGGCGGCGGCCAGCGAGGACATCTCCGCGAGGTCGATCTCCTCCAGGAGCTTGGCCCGGTAGAGGGCGACCATGTGGCCGTCCTCGCGTGCACCGCCGTTCTCCTCGGGAGTGGTGATGCGTGCCCGCAGACTCATGTGCGTGACTCTCTCTCTGGCTTTCCGGGCGGTGCTGCGGGCAGGGACGGCGGTGGAGGTGGAGGAGGCTCAGCCCCGGGGGAAGGTGGCGCTCCGTTCGGCCCAGGACCAGTCGATCCCGGGCACCACGCTCGGAACCTTGATCCGTACGGTGGCGGTGACCTCTCGCTCCCCGCCGGAGAGGTTGATGTCGAACTCGTCGCCGTCCGTGAGCCAGTCGCTGATGGCGTCGCGGCCGTCCTGGGCGGGGTCCCCCCGGGGGAAGTCCTGACCGGCGCTGCGGGCCGCGACCCGTGCGGCGGTTCCCGCCTGGTTGGCGGCGTACGCGGCGAGGCCGAGCTGGACGGCGAGCATGCCGACCAGGAGCAGCAGCGGGAGGAAGCCGAGGTACTCGATGGCGACCTGGCCGCGGTCACGCCGGGCGGGCGTTCGGGCACACGGCCGGCCCGGGGTCGGCACCGGCCTCGGGGCCGGGCCCGGAGTCGGCAACAGGCCGGGGACCGGGGCAGGCGTCACGTCCGGGGCCGCCACCGTCATCACGGCCGGGGTCAAGGTCGGGACAGGCATCCGGCGAGGGACGGACATGCGGGTCGGGACAGGCATCCGGCGAGGGACGGACATCCGGGTCGGGACAGAGATCCGGCCGGGGACAGGCATCCGGGTCGTCATCGCTCAGCCCTCCTGCGGCGAGGCGGCGTCCCCGGCGATGGAGACGTCGAGGTCGAAGAGGCCGGGGACCAGTACGGGGACCTTGAGGGTGACCGTCGTCCTGTAGAGGGACGAGCCACCGCGGCAGCTGTAGCTCGCGTTCTCCTCCCAGGCGTCGGGCATGTCCTCCCGCGCTGCCCGACGGCACGCCGCGCTCTGGCCGAATTCCGCCCCCGCGCCGGCCCGCGCTCCCTCGTCGGCGGCGTTCCCGGCGAGGACGAAGGTGTAACCGACGAGGGCGAGTTCCCACAGCACGAGCATGATCAGGATGATGAACGGGGTCATGCCCAGGAACTCGATCGCGGTCTGCCCGCTGTCGCGGCCGCTCCGGCGCACCCGCCCCCGGCAGCCGGCACCCGGGGCCCTCGCTGCCGCACCAGCTGCCCCGGCGGCACACGACCCGGCAGCGCAGGCCCTCCCAGCACAGGCCCCCGCAGCGCAGGCCCTCCCAGCACAGGCCCCCGCAGCACAGCCCCCCGCAGCACTCGGCCCGGACACGGTCGGCTCAGAGGCGGGTGGTCCGCCCGGCCCCGCCCGGAAGGAGGCGTCGGGGCGCCTCCCCCGTATGTCGTACGTCAGCGTCGTGGTCATCGGTCAACGTGTCCCCTCGGTCCGTCCTCGGCCCGTGCCGTCGCCGCGCCGTCCGCGCGTGCCCGGGATCGGGCCCTGGTCGTTGCGCACCTTGCCGTTCTTCTTCTCCCCTGCCCGGGGTTTGACGATCCCGATTTCGCCGGCCAGACCCCACAGCGCCTGCTTGACCGTGCTCTTGGCGTCGAGCTCGTGGAGCCGGCCGGCGTCGACGACTCCCTGGAGTTCCTTGAAGTTGGCGGGGACGGCCGTGTTGGCGATGCGGGTTCCGGTGATCTTCTGGATCAGCGGCGGCTGGATCTCCGTGCTCCGGGTGTAGCGGTTGACGACGGTGAGGGTCTCCTCCGCCTTGCGGATCTGCAGGCGGTCCCACATCCGTACGACGCGTTTGGCGCCGCGCACCGCGACGACGTCGGGGGTCGTCACCAGGACGGCCACGTCGGCCATCTCGACCGCCGCCGCGTTGGCGCCGTTCATCTGGCTGCCGCCGTCGACGACGACCACCTCGTACCGGGAGCGCAGGGCGCTGACGATCTGGCGGGCCGACCGGTCGCTGACTTCCTCGCCGCGCTCCCCCTCACCGGGGGCGAGGAGCAGGGAGAGGCCCGAGGAGTGGGAGAAGACGGCGTCGGTGAGGACGCGGGGCGATATCTCGGAGACCAGTGCGAGGTCGACGATCGACCGGCGGAACTGCACGTCGAGGTAGGAGGCGATGTCGCCGGTCTGCAGGTCCATGTCGACGAGGGCGACGGTGTTGCCGGACGCCTGTGCCGCCAGGGCGAGCTGGACGGCGGCGGTGGTGCAGCCGACGCCGCCCTTGGCGCCGGTGAGGGTGACGACCATGCCGCCGGGTCCGGTGAAGACCTCGTTGCCCGCGGTGAGGTGGCGCCGTACGCCGGACGCCCACTGGGCCGCCGCCTGGATCCGGTTGACCAGTTCCTCGTAGCCGAGCGGGAGCGTGACGATGCCGCGGGCGCCGGAGTCCATGGCGGCCGCGAAGAGCGCGGGGCTGGCGTCCGCGGTGATCAGGACGACACCCACGGCCGGGAAGCGCAGGGAGACCTCCCTGATCAGTTCCAGGGCGGGCACCGGGCCGATCCGCTCGTGGACGAGCACGACCTCGGGCAGTTCGTCGAAGGCCTCGCCCGCCAGCCGGGCAAGGGTGTCGATGAGCTGGGTGGAGTCGCCGACGGGGGTGGCCGGTTCGGCGTCGGGCAGTTGGCTGAGCAGGGTGGTGACGGACCGGGCCGCGTCGATGTCCCCGACGGCCGGGAGGATCCTGATGGTCATCCGCCCTCACTTGTCCTTGTCGAGCTGGTAGGTGCGGTCGCCCGGACGGATCGTTCCGTCGCTGCCGGGGGCGACGAGCGCCAGCCGTACGTGCTCCGCGAAGGACTCGGCGTACGCGATGCGCTGGGTGTCCAGCGTGTTGAGGGCGAAGGTGATGGGCACCGCCTGGGTCATCTGGAAGGAGTTGTTGCTGCGGTCCGGCTCCAGCGCGGTGAGCTTGCCGACTTCGAGCACCTTGGCGTTGGCGACGATGACCTTCGACTGCGCCGGGTCTCCCTCGCGTTCTCCGGCGAAGGTCGCGTAGACGTTCACCGTGGCGCCCGGGGTGATCTTCCCGGCGACGCCGGTCGCCGCGTCGATCATGATCGCGATCTCCTGCTCGCCCGCGCGGAGTTCGGGCTTTGCCACCATCATGTCGCTCTGCAGCAGGGAGCCTTGGCGGAGCTTGGTGACCGCGATCTTGCCCTGCACCTCGCGCAGGTCGGTCACGGCGTTGGCGGACAGCCACCGCTCGGGCATCGAGACCTTTTCGAACTGGCGGTTCTCCAGCGCCGTGTAGGGCGCGACGTTGACCTTGAGCTGGTACGCGGTGACCTCGGGTCCGACCTTCGAGTTGACGTCACTGATCACGGACAGCACCCCGGCGAAGGCACCGAAGGCGCACAGGACCGACAGGAGCAGGAGTATGACGCCACGGCGCTGGCGGGAGTTCATGGGCCGGACAACCTCGTTCGGATCGGATGCGTGGTGCTGCGGACAGGGGCGGGGGTGCGCGGTGCGGTGTGCCCGGCGTGGGGCGGGCGTCCCCGGCAGCGGTCGTTACCGCTCACGGGCGAGGACCACCGAGGTGTGCGCGCGGTTCTCGGGCGGTACGAGCGGGGACGAGCAGAACCCGCAACGGTCTCCGATGAGTTCCATGCCGCACCAGTGGCAATTCTCCCGCCGCACCGACGCCACCAGTTGGTAGAGCACGGAGATGTCGGGGAGGTAGGAGGCGAATTCCACCAGCTTCGAGGTGCCCCACCAGCGGACCGACTCGGCGGGGAGGGCGGCCTCGTGAATGGCCTGGACCTTCCAGTCCGGGGCCAGCCGTTCGGTGACCCATTCCTGGGGCGCCTGGCCCTTGGCGATCAGCAGGTGGGTCCCGAAATCCGGTCCGGGCAGCGGCTCCATCGTCGGGCGCACTTTGACCAGACGCGCACGGGGGCCGGTCAGCGCGGCGAACTGTGCGCCCGGGACCCAGGACTTGGCGTGCTCCTTGAGGCTGACCGGGAAGCGGTCCAGCTTGGCGACGGAGTTCAGCAGCGCTCCGGCGTGGATGTAGTGGGCGAGCAGCCGGACGGCGGAGGCGACCACGCCGGGGCTGAAGTCGCAGATGGAGAGCTGGCGCAACTGCCGTACGAGGACGGCGAGACCGAGCGGCGGGAGGTCGACCCGGACGAGGGCGATCCGGTCGCTCTCCAGGACGGAACGGATGGCGTACAGCCTGCGCTCGTGGGCGGCCGGCAGGGAGGACGGGTACACGGCGATCACGTATCCGTGCTGCTCCAGCAGGAGGTGGATGTCGCCGACGGCGAGTTCCAGCGCCTGCTCCTGCGGTGCGTGCAGCAGGGCGGCGGTCGGTGTCTGCTGGTCGGTCGGTGGTAGCACCAGGTCAGCGCTGGTTACTGCAATGGCGATCGGCACGCTGTTCCCCGTTCGGCTCCGGTCGGCGTCGCGCCGCCGACCGCAATCGCTCCTGTCCGTGGTTCTCCGACAGCACTGTAGTCACGTCCCACCAGGCGGGAAACCGTCTTCAGGAATCAATACGGAGACGGAAGGAGGTAACGCGGCGTTGCTGCCCGGCCCATATCCGCGCCGCCCGGCCGCCGTTGAATTCAGGGCGTCCAGGAGGTTTATCCGGCCCCTTCCCAGCCATTCGGCAATCGGCCGATCTTGTGGGGACGCCGGTGTTTCGCGATTCGCCGCCCGTCCTCGCGTCCCGCATTTGTCGAGTACGAGAACTCATCGACGCCACCCGCTCCCCCGTGCGTCCGCATGATGCCCGTCGGCGTGCCCGTCAACCCCTGCGCGTACAGGCCATTTTATCCGGGTGACCGACCCGCTCGACCGGCACGCCCGACGCTGCGGGACCCCGAGGACGGGACCCGTCCGCACGGCAGCCGCCCCCAGCAGGTTCGAGGGGGCGACGGCGGGCGCCGTCCGGCCGGGCGGTGGCATCGGACCGACCGTCCGGCAACAGGACGATGATCAGGGACTTTTGGCGCCTCACCGGGTCGGCACACGCGCGCACGGCCTCTCCTCGGTCCCGCGCGTGCAGCCGACGGAGCTGCCCCGCGCCCCGCATCCGGACGCCATCGAACCGGACAAACGAGGCACCGTCACCAGGGCATCAAAAACGCCAGGACGAGTGAATCGGCATCAGAGGTCTTGACAACTTGATTGGTCTGGACCAGTTTATCGGCCAGCGGTGGCCACCGCCTCTCGCCGTTCCCCCCGCGGCGACCTCTCGCGCAGCACCGTTCGGATCCCCGGCGCACCCCCGCCACCACCCCGACTCCCCCCGGAGGATGCAGTGGAACCCACCGCAGGCAGAAGGCACCGAAAGCCGTACACCCGTCCCGTGCTCGGCGCCGCCATGGCCGTCGTCGCGGCGGGCGCGCTGACCCTCACCGGTCTGGTGAGCAACGCGGAGGCCGCCGACATCAACGTGGCCAAGAACGCGGGCTTCGAGTCGGGCCTCGCCAACTGGACCTGTTCGACCGGCAGCGGGGCCACCGTCTCCTCACCGGTGCACGGCGGAACCTC
This window encodes:
- a CDS encoding CpaF family protein, with product MSLRARITTPEENGGAREDGHMVALYRAKLLEEIDLAEMSSLAAADRRVRLERVLGHIISREGPVLSTQERSQLIRRVVDEALGLGILEPLLEDASITEIMVNGPDQVFVERSGKVEQLPMRFGSHEQLMQTIERIVSTVNRRVDESNPMVDARLPSGERVNVIIPPLSLTGATLTIRRFPRSFTLHEMIGFGSLDEQMLVLLAGFVQAKLNIIVSGATGTGKTTLLNALSGLIPNNERIVTIEDSAELQLQQNHVIRLESRPANVEGKGQITIRDLVRNSLRMRPDRIVVGEVRGGESLDMLQAMSTGHDGSLATVHANNAEDALMRLQTLASMSEIKIPFEALHDQINSAVDIIVQLTRHADGTRKITEIAALDSHGRDPYRIVSVARFHAQPMAADGRIYGQFQYFPLPRRIADRLYMASQPIPQAFGVAAHSDQLAIREAM
- a CDS encoding TadE/TadG family type IV pilus assembly protein — its product is MPVPTLTPAVMTVAAPDVTPAPVPGLLPTPGPAPRPVPTPGRPCARTPARRDRGQVAIEYLGFLPLLLLVGMLAVQLGLAAYAANQAGTAARVAARSAGQDFPRGDPAQDGRDAISDWLTDGDEFDINLSGGEREVTATVRIKVPSVVPGIDWSWAERSATFPRG
- a CDS encoding TadE family protein, which translates into the protein MRRSGRDSGQTAIEFLGMTPFIILIMLVLWELALVGYTFVLAGNAADEGARAGAGAEFGQSAACRRAAREDMPDAWEENASYSCRGGSSLYRTTVTLKVPVLVPGLFDLDVSIAGDAASPQEG
- a CDS encoding AAA family ATPase, whose protein sequence is MTIRILPAVGDIDAARSVTTLLSQLPDAEPATPVGDSTQLIDTLARLAGEAFDELPEVVLVHERIGPVPALELIREVSLRFPAVGVVLITADASPALFAAAMDSGARGIVTLPLGYEELVNRIQAAAQWASGVRRHLTAGNEVFTGPGGMVVTLTGAKGGVGCTTAAVQLALAAQASGNTVALVDMDLQTGDIASYLDVQFRRSIVDLALVSEISPRVLTDAVFSHSSGLSLLLAPGEGERGEEVSDRSARQIVSALRSRYEVVVVDGGSQMNGANAAAVEMADVAVLVTTPDVVAVRGAKRVVRMWDRLQIRKAEETLTVVNRYTRSTEIQPPLIQKITGTRIANTAVPANFKELQGVVDAGRLHELDAKSTVKQALWGLAGEIGIVKPRAGEKKNGKVRNDQGPIPGTRGRRGDGTGRGRTEGTR
- the cpaB gene encoding Flp pilus assembly protein CpaB, with the translated sequence MNSRQRRGVILLLLSVLCAFGAFAGVLSVISDVNSKVGPEVTAYQLKVNVAPYTALENRQFEKVSMPERWLSANAVTDLREVQGKIAVTKLRQGSLLQSDMMVAKPELRAGEQEIAIMIDAATGVAGKITPGATVNVYATFAGEREGDPAQSKVIVANAKVLEVGKLTALEPDRSNNSFQMTQAVPITFALNTLDTQRIAYAESFAEHVRLALVAPGSDGTIRPGDRTYQLDKDK